The genomic window GCGTATCGCTGCCGTGATTAACGCGGCGGCACAAGTGATTGCGGCCGAATAAGCGCACTCGGAAAATAAAAAAAGCTGACTTTTTAGTCAGCTTTTTTGTTATCGCCAGCGCTAATTCGGTTCGTTTATTCCGGCTCTGTGGTATCAACCAGAGACGTTTTGCGCGATGCTGGCGTGCTGCCTTGATAGAGCCAGGGCATGACAAATTTAGTCATTTCCGAGGCCGAATGTACCGGCGACTTGGCTTGATGCGCAACCGCACTGCAAATCGCTTCTATCAGACACAGTGCGGCACCTTCAGAGTTGGGTGAAAATTGACGTCGGGTTTGTGCGTACAGCGTGACATTGGCATGCGAAGCCAGTGGTGAGCTAGGGACATCGGTCAGTGCCAGCACAGGCACGCCTTTTTCTCTGACCTGGCGCAGCATGGTGATGACGTCTTCGGCGTAGCGCGGGAAGGAGATACCGATCACCAGATCACGCGGCGTATATTTAAATAACTGACGCGCCACATGCGAAGGTCCGCCTGAGCCTACTGTGCATTGAATGGTGTCGCAAAACGGGTCTAGGCCATGCGCCATCAAACCGCCCAAAAATGCGCTGGCACCATAACCGACGATGTAAATGCGCTCGGCGTTCAAGATCATGCGCACGGCCTGGTTGCAAAGGTCTGGCGATAATCCGCGTCGGGTCGCTTCCAGATTGGCCATGTCTTCACTGAGCGAGTCACCGATAATCTCGGTGCTAGTGGCCGGCCGCTGTACTTCTGTGCGCAGATTGTCGATAGGGGCTAGCATCGCTTCAAAACCGCAGACCAGTTCGGCACGAAATTGCGGATAGCCATCGAAGCCCAAAGCGCGTGCGAAGCGATTCGCGGTGGCGATAGAAATCCCGACCGAATTGGCAAGTTCATCAATCGACATGGTGGCGGAGCGAAACGCATTCGACAAGACGTAATCAGCGGTTTTTCTATGCGCCTTGGACAGGCTTAAATAGACCTTGCCTATGCGGGCGTTAACGGTACCGCCGGGTGTGGGTGTGTCTAAATGTATCATGAGGAGCAAGCACCGATGGAATTGGAAATGTAAATATAATTTCATCTCTATTAATTGTAAAGAAATGAAGTACATCAAATCGATCTGCGCGCTATTTTTCTTGGGAAGTGTGCATTTGTTGCTCTATCAGCCAACAAAGCAAGTCACGCACCTGTGCGAGCAGAAAACACCGTAGAGTAAACCTAAATGGAGAAATTTTCTTCTGAATTTTTCAAGCATTTCCACTAATAATTCTGCTTTTTCTCAGTCGAATTGCAGTGCCTATATATACTCCCAGTGGGTATATTTTTTTGCCCGCGTAATGTATGTGCGATCGCTATGGTTATTCAAAATAACGGGGGAGTATGTATTTTTGCCTAAATTGAATCAATTTGGCGTGCTTAGCGAAATGCTGTTGATCTGGCGGCTGGCTGAGCGCTAAGATTTTTAAAAGCAGCCCAAGCCAGGGCGCATGGAGTATGCGCGCTGAGCCTGGTAGTTTTTGCAATTGCTCTGGTCTTTAGACAGCCGAGCTATTGATGATGCCGCCGCCTAGGCAGACGTCGCCATCATAGAGCACGGCCGATTGGCCGGGGGTGACGGCCCATTGTGGCTGTGCAAAAGCGAGCTGAAATTCTTGCTGGTTACCGCTAAAGCTGCAAGCCATGTCGGCTTGGCGATAGCGGGTTTTGGCAGATAAATCGCTGATCTCAGGCGCGTGTCCAGCCACCCAGCTCACTTGCGCCGCCTCTAAGGAGGAGGAAAGTAGCCACGGATGATCGTGTCCCTGCACCACGTACAGAGTATTGCTGACTATGTCTTTGCGCGCCACATACCAGGCATCGCTGCTGCCATCGGCATTTTGATGCGATTTGATGCCGCCTATGCCTATGCCCTTGCGCTGCCCCAAAGTGTAGAAACTCAGACCGACATGCTGACCGATGACCAGACCTTCTGGCGTCTTCATGTCGCCCGGCGTGTAGGACAGATAGCGGTTCAGGAAGTCGCGGAAAGGACGTTCACCGATGAAGCAGATGCCGGTTGAGTCTTTCTTTTTGGCGTTTGGCAATTGCAATTGTTCGGCAATTTTACGCACTTCGGTTTTTTGAATTTCACCTAAAGGGAACAGGGTATTGGCCAGTTGCGCCTGATTTAAGCGGTGCAGGAAATAACTTTGATCCTTGCTGGCATCGAGCGCTTTGAGCAATTGAAATTGGCCTTGCACTTCGCGCACGCGGGCGTAATGGCCGGTGGCGATGTAGTCTGCGCCCAGCTTCATGGCGTGATCCAGGAAGGCCTTGAATTTGATCTCGGCATTGCACAGCACATCGGGATTCGGTGTGCGGCCAGCCTGATATTCGCGTAAGAATTCGGCAAACACCCGGTCTTTGTATTCGGCGGCAAAATTCACCGCCTCGATATCGACACCGATGACGTCGGCCACGCTGACCGCATCGATCCAGTCTTCGCGGGTCGAGCAGTATTCGGAATCGTCATCATCTTCCCAGTTTTTCATGAACAGGCCGATGACTTCGTAGCCTTGCTCTTTCAATAGCCAGGCCGAGACCGAAGAATCGACCCCGCCCGACATGCCTATCACTACTCTTTTTTTACTCAATTTAAACTCCAAGTGCACTAGCGTGCGTAAACAAGAGCGACAGCGGCGCGCGCTGGCCTTGCAGGTAATCATTCACACACTGCATCACCAGGGGGCTGCGATGGCGTTCTTGCGACGCGATTAATTCTTCCTGCGTCATCCACAGGGTACGCAGTATGCCGGTGTCCAGTGGCCGCGCATGTGCCGCGCCTAGCTGACCGGTAAACGCAAAACGCAGATACGTATTTTGCTCGCCGGTGCTGGCCGAAACATAACGCGACAGATAGCTACCAATTAAGGCGGTCGGTGCGAAATCATGGGCGGTCTCTTCCAGAGTTTCGCGGATCACCGCTTGTTCCAGGGTTTCATTCGGATCAAGATGACCTGCCGGCTGATTGATACGTAGGCCGTCGGGGGTCTGTTCTTCTATCATGAAAAACTCATGGGTATTGCCATTTTTGCGGGCAATGATGGCCGCGACCGTGACGGAGGGCTTCCAGATTATTGACATAGCTGCTTTCGAATAGTGCGACATTTTACTTTGACATCAAATAATATGTGCGAAACTAGCAAATTTGACGAAAAATTAGCTAATGCTAAATTTGTATATTGGATGATTTTATTCTTGTTGAAGCACATGAATTTGTAGAATACTAGCCTAGCCAAACTAGTTAATCGGCTGGAAAGCCTTATGCTTATTGGCTCTCGGATGTTTTCCCTAGTTAATGCCAAAGTCATATTTACTCGCTAAGTTAGTAAACATTGGTAAATGAGTAAAAATTCGAACGGTTGTGCTAAAAAACATTTTGCGTGTAATATTGTTGTCGAATATCAAATGTAAGATTCGGGTAAGAATTTTCAAATTGCAAACCAAGGAGTAAGT from Undibacterium parvum includes these protein-coding regions:
- a CDS encoding MurR/RpiR family transcriptional regulator, which produces MIHLDTPTPGGTVNARIGKVYLSLSKAHRKTADYVLSNAFRSATMSIDELANSVGISIATANRFARALGFDGYPQFRAELVCGFEAMLAPIDNLRTEVQRPATSTEIIGDSLSEDMANLEATRRGLSPDLCNQAVRMILNAERIYIVGYGASAFLGGLMAHGLDPFCDTIQCTVGSGGPSHVARQLFKYTPRDLVIGISFPRYAEDVITMLRQVREKGVPVLALTDVPSSPLASHANVTLYAQTRRQFSPNSEGAALCLIEAICSAVAHQAKSPVHSASEMTKFVMPWLYQGSTPASRKTSLVDTTEPE
- the mnmA gene encoding tRNA 2-thiouridine(34) synthase MnmA; this translates as MSKKRVVIGMSGGVDSSVSAWLLKEQGYEVIGLFMKNWEDDDDSEYCSTREDWIDAVSVADVIGVDIEAVNFAAEYKDRVFAEFLREYQAGRTPNPDVLCNAEIKFKAFLDHAMKLGADYIATGHYARVREVQGQFQLLKALDASKDQSYFLHRLNQAQLANTLFPLGEIQKTEVRKIAEQLQLPNAKKKDSTGICFIGERPFRDFLNRYLSYTPGDMKTPEGLVIGQHVGLSFYTLGQRKGIGIGGIKSHQNADGSSDAWYVARKDIVSNTLYVVQGHDHPWLLSSSLEAAQVSWVAGHAPEISDLSAKTRYRQADMACSFSGNQQEFQLAFAQPQWAVTPGQSAVLYDGDVCLGGGIINSSAV
- a CDS encoding NUDIX hydrolase, translated to MSIIWKPSVTVAAIIARKNGNTHEFFMIEEQTPDGLRINQPAGHLDPNETLEQAVIRETLEETAHDFAPTALIGSYLSRYVSASTGEQNTYLRFAFTGQLGAAHARPLDTGILRTLWMTQEELIASQERHRSPLVMQCVNDYLQGQRAPLSLLFTHASALGV